DNA from Asanoa sp. WMMD1127:
CGGCTTCGGCCGGCCAGCCGTGGTCGGCCCGACGCGCGGTGGCGCAGGGGCCGACGGGTTGCCCGGCCAGCCGTGGTCGGCCCGACGCGCGGTGGCGCAGGGGACCGACCGGTTTGCCGGGCCAGCCGCTTGCGCGGTGGAACACCGCGTTGCGCGACGGCTGAGCCGGCATGCGTGCGCCCCGTTGGCGTCGGCGCTCGGCCGGGTGGGGCTTAGCGGTTGTCCTTGCGGCTCTGGACCCGCTTCGTCGCGGCCCGGGTGGTGGCGTGGCGTTTGAGGCGGTCCGGCGTGCGCGGGGCGCGGTCGCCGACCTGGTCGGCGCGCGGGTCGCGGCGGCCGCCGGACGACGGCGGGATCGGCGGCGGCGTGAAGGTGGCGGCGCGCGCCTCGGCGATCCGTTCCGCCTTGAAGGCCCGCGCCGCGGCGCGGGCGGCGGTGGCGAGGCGGCGGCTGACCCGGGCCAGCGCCTCCTCGAACACCTCCGCCTTGTCGCGGTCGCGGCTGCCCCGCGCGTAGGCCTTGCCGCGCGCGCCGGTGGCCTTGACCCGGTCGGCGGACTGGCGACGGTAGAGCTTGACGTACTTGTCCCGGGCGCGGCGCACGCGGGTGTGCAGCTCGACGAGCTCGTCCTCGTCGAGGTCGGCCATCTGGTCCGCCGTCGTCTCCCGAACGAGGAGCTGCTCGTCCTCCTTCATCGACCCGATCACCGCCTGCATGGCCCACCCTCCCCGAAATGCGAAGCTTTCACCCATCTTCGCCGCAGGGCGGACGCTACGGGCCGCTTTCGGGCAAGGGCACCCGCGAACACCGCTTCAGCGGTAGCTGACGCCGATCTGGGCGCGGATCTCGTCCAGCAGGCCCATCACCTCGAGCGTCGTCTCGTGGGGGACCAGCGGGCTCTCCAGCAGGCCGGCGTCGAGGCAGCGCTGCACCTCGATTGCCTCGAACTGGTAGCCGGCCCCGGCCTGGTCACGGCGCACCGTCTCCGGGTCGGCGCCCGTCCGGTGCAGCGTGTAGCTGGTCGCGTGGAAGAAGGCCGGCAGTTCGATCCGGCCCGCCGTGCCGGTGATCGTCGCGTGCGTGCCCGTCGTGCCCACCAGGCCGCAGGTCAGCGACGCCACCGCGCCCGAGTCGTAGCCGAAGACGATGCCCGTGTTCTCGTCGGTGCCCTCCGGGCCGAGTTTCGCCCACGACCGGATGTGGTCCGGCGCCCCGAGCACGAGGTGCGCCATCGTCACCGGGTAGACGCCCAGGTCGAGCAGCGCGCCGCCGCCCAGCTCGCGCGCCCGCAGCCGGTGCCCGGAGGGGAACGGGCCGTAGCTGCCGAAGTCCGCCGACACCGTGGTCACCGTGCCGATCGCGCCGTCGGCGATCAGGTCGAGGGCCGCGCGTACGGTCGGGTTGACCCGGGTCCACATGGCTTCCATGAAGAACAGCTCGGCGTCCCGCGCGGCGGAGATCAGCGAAGCCGCGTCAGCCCGGTCGAGCGTGACCGGCTTCTCGCACAGCACCGCCTTGCCGGCCCGCAGGCAGGTCAGCGCCGCGGCCAGGTGCGCCGAGTGCGGGGTGGCCACATAGACCACGTCGACGTCGGGGTCGGCGGCCAGGGCCTCCCACGACCCGTGCGCCCGGGGGATGTCGAACCGACCCGCGAACGACTTCGCCGCCTCCTGCGACCGCGACCCCACCGCCACCAGCGACGCGCCGGGCGCGTGCCGCAGGTCGGCGGCGAACGCGGCCGCGATGCCACCGGTCGCGAGGATTCCCCACTTCGTCATGCGCCGCACGCTAGCCCACGCCGGGAAAGATAGGCTCGGCCGGTGGTCGACGAGTTCGCAGTGCCACCGGAGATCGCCGACCACGCGCGGCGCTTCCTGGCCGAGGGCAAGACGCCGGTGCCGCCCAGGCTAGCGGCGACGGTGCTGCTCCTGCGGGAAACGCCGGGCGCCGGCTTCGAGGTCTACGTGATCCGCCGGGTCGCCGCGATGGCCTTCGGCGGGATGTACGCGTTCCCCGGTGGCGGCGTCGACCCCAGCGACGCGGACGCCGACCTCGGCATCGACCCCGCATCCCTGGCCGACAAGCTGGCCACCGACCCGCAGCGCGCCCAGGCGATCGTCTGCGCCGCCGCCCGCGAGGTCTTCGAGGAGGCCGGCGTGCTGCTCGCCGGCCCGAGCGCCGACACCGTCGTCGGCGACGTCAGCGGAGACGACTGGGAGGCCGCCCGGCGCGCCCTGGTCGCCCGCGAGCGCAGCTTCGCCGACGTGCTCAACCAGCGGGACCTCACGTTGCGGGCCGACCTGCTCGCGCCGTGGAGCCGGTGGGTCACGCCGGAGTTCGAGCCGCGCCGGTTCGACACCTACTTCTTCGTCGCGGCGCTGCCGGTCGGCCAGGTCACCCGCGACGTCTCGGGCGAGGCCGACCACACGATGTGGATCCGCCCGGCCGACGCGGTCGCGCGGGCCGAGAGCGGCGAGGTCGCCATGCTGCCGCCCACGATCATGACGCTCAAGCAGGTCGGCGCGTGCGGCGACATCGCCGAGGTGTTCGCGGCCGCCGCCGGCCGCGAGCCCGCCGTCCCGGTGACGCCGACGCTCGACCTCACCGGAAACGGCGGCCCGCGCTTCAGGTACGGCTGAGGTCGCGCCGCACGGCCTCGGCCGTGTGCGTGTCGGCCTCCAGCAACGCCACCGGCGGCCCGGTGAACAGCACCTGACCGCCCTTGGTGCCACCCTCGGGGCCCAGGTCGACGATCCAGTCCGCGTTCTTGATGACGTCGAGGTTGTGCTCGATCACGACCACCGAGTTGCCCTGGTTGACCAGCCGGTCGACGATCGCCAGCAGGTGCGCGATGTCCGACATGTGCAGGCCGGTGGTGGGCTCGTCCATGACGTACACCGTGCCGGTCTTGTGCAGTTCGGTGGCGAGCTTGATGCGCTGGCACTCGCCACCGGACAGCGTGCTGAGCGGCTGGCCCAGGCGCAGATAGTCCAGGCCGACGTCGTTGACCGCCGTGAGGATCGCCCGCAGCTTCTTCTCCGGGAAGAACGAGACCGCCTCGGCCGCCGTCATCTCCAGCACGTCGGCGATGGACCGGCCGCGCAGGTGATAGCCGAGCACCTCCTCGGAGAACCGCCGGCCGTGGCAGATCTCGCACGGCGACTTGAAGCCCTCCATGAACCCGAGATCCGTGTAGATCACCCCGAGCCCCTGGCAGTTGGTGCAGGCGCCCTTGGAGTTGAAACTGAACAGCCCCGCGTTGACGCCGTTGGCCTTGGCGAACAGCCGGCGGATGTCGTCCATGAGGCCCGTGTAGGTGGCCGGGTTGGAGCGGATCGAGGCCCCCACCGCCGACTGGTCGATGGCCACCGCGTCCGGGAACTGGCCCAGGAACACCTCGTTGATCAGCGTGCTCTTGCCGGACCCGGCCACGCCCGTCACCACGGTCAGCACGCCGGTCGGGATGTCCACCGTCACGTTGCGGAGGTTGTTGAGCGTCGCGCCGCGGATCGTCAGCGCGCCGGTCGGGGTGCGGGCGTCGCGCTTGAGCGGCAGCGCGTGCTCCATGAACCGCCCGGTCAGCGTCGGCGCCCCGGTCAGCGCGGCGACCGGGCCGGTGAACACGACCTCGCCGCCGTGCGCGCCGGCCTTCGGTCCCATGTCGATCACGTGGTCGGCGATCGCGATCACGTCGCGGTCGTGCTCGACGACCAGCACCGTGTTGCCCTTGTCGCGCAGCTTGACCAGCAGCTCGTTGAGCCGCTGCACGTCGTGCGCGTGCAGGCCGATGCTGGGCTCGTCGAAGACGTACATCATGTCGGTCAGGCTGCTGCTCAGGTGCCGCACCATCTTGATGCGCTGCGACTCGCCGCCGGAGAGCGTGGTCGTCTCGCGGTCCAGCCGGATATAGCCGAGCCCGATCGTCACCAGGTTCTGCACGCGGTCGACGAGGCTGTCGACCACCGGCCGACCGGCGCCCTCGACGGTGCCGGCCAGCTCGCGCAGCGTGGCCAGCAGGTCGGTCGCCTCCATCCCCAGCAGGTCGACGATGTGGTAGCCGGCGACCTCGGCGGTCAGCGCCGCCTGGCTGAGCCGGCCACCCTTGCAGAGCGGGCAGGTGCCGGCGGAGACGAACCGGAGCAGGGACTCGCGGTTGCGGTCGGACATCGCGCCGATGTCCTTCTTGATGTAGAGCCGGGTGAACTTGTCGACCAGCCCTTCGTACGTCGTGTTGATCTTCCCGCCCTGCCACTCGACCGGGACCTTGCCGGTGCCGTGCAGCAACACCTCGAGCTCCTGGTCGCTGAACTCGCGCACCGGCTTGTCGGCGTCGAAGAAGCCCGACATGAGGTACGTGCTGAGGTACCAGCTGCCGACGGCGAAGTCGGGATGGAGCACGGCGCCCTCGTTGAGCGAGCGGTCGCGGTCGAGCAGCTTGTCGAGGTCGAGCGTGGTGACCCGGCCGAGCCCCTCGCACTCGGGGCACATGCCCTGCGGGTCGTTGAACGAGAAGGCGTTGGAGTAGCCGACGTAGGGCCGGCCGACCCGGGAGAACAGCAGCCGGACCAGCGGGTTGATGTCGGTGATGGTGCCCACCGTCGAGCGCGAGCTGCCGCCCAGCCGCTTCTGGTCGACGACGATCGCGGCCGACAGGTTTGCGATCGAGTCGACGTCAGGTTGGCCGTAGCTGGGCAGGAAGTTGCGGGCGAACGCGGTGAACGTCTCGTTGAGCTGCCGCTGGGCCTCGGCGGCGACGGTGTCGAAGACGAGTGACGACTTGCCGGAGCCGGAGACACCGGTGAACACGGTGATCCGGCCCTTCGGGATCCGGACGGTGACGTCCTTGAGGTTGTTTTCGCGGGCTCCGGTGATCTCGATGTGGTCGGTCAGCACCCGTACACTGTACGGAACCCGTCAACAGAGTTCTGTCACGTAGACGCGGGCCTCCCCGCCGGACCCCGGGACGACCGCGACCGCCTCCGCCGCGCCGCGCCGGTAGGCGTAGACCTCGGGCGTGTCGACGACCGCGACGCCCTGGTCGTGCTCGCGGGCGGCGGCCGGGCGGGCCGTGACTCCGTGGCCGACGGCCGACGCCGTGGCGACGGCCCGGCCGGACGGGCAGTGGGCGAACGTGACGGTGGCCGTGTCGACCGACGACGCGCCGAGCGCCGCGAACACCTTGGCCGGCGCCGCGTGCTGCGGATATTCGGGCAGCAGGTCGCCGACCACGCCGTCGACCGGGCGGCAGCCGGTGGTGACCGTGACCTGCACCTCGCCGGCCGTGATGACCTTGCCGCGCAGGGCCACGAACTCGCCGGCGTCGGCCCGCAGCGCCTTGCCGTCGGGGCTGAGCCGCGCCTCGTAGGCCGCCGGGTAACCGGCGGCCAGCCGGCCCATCAGGGCGGCCGCGTCGGCGGTGAAGAACCGGACCACGCCCGTCGCCGTCGCGCCCGAGCGGAACGGCGTGAGGCGACAGCCCTCGTCGACGGTGGTCGGCATGATCACCGGGGCGGTCTCGGTGCCGGCCTGGCCGACCGTGAAGCCCGTCGCCTCGCTGACGACCCGCAGCGCCGCGGACAGGTCGCGCTGTTCCTTCACGGTCGGCGGGTCGTCGCGGTGCGAGAGCACCCCCAGACCCGCCAGCACGAGCGCCCAGGCGGTCAGGCCGCCGATCACCCAGAGTCGTCGGCGCGATGCGGTCACCGGGCCATGGTGACACGAGAGCGCCCCGGCCGACGGCCGGGGCGCTCTGGTGGAAAATCAGCCGACGCGTACGCCGGTCTCGGTCACGCCGCGGTTGGCGGTCACCGTGGTGTCGCCGTTTCCGTGCCGGGACAGCGCCCGCAGGGTCCAGGTGCCCGGAGCGGCGAAGAACCGGAACTGGCCGGCCGGCGAGGTGACGACCTCGGCGGCGAACTCGCCCGTGGCGTCCAGCAGCCGCACGTAGGCGCCGCCCACGACGGAGCCGTCGGGCGCCGTCACGACACCGGTTATCACGGTTTCCTTCTCCAGGTCGACGCTCGCCGGCAGGGGGAGGGACTGGTCCGGCGCGGCGCAACTCGAATCGACAGGGGTGGTCATGGCGGTCACGCCTTCCCCGGCTCGTCGCCGAGCGCGACCGGCACGCCGACCAGCGAGCCGTACTCGGTCCAGGAGCCGTCGTAGTTCTTGACGCTCGAGTGGCCCAGCAGCTCCTTGAGCACGAACCAGGTGTGCGAGGAGCGCTCGCCGATCCGGCAGTAGGCGATGGTGTCCTTGCTCTCGTCGAGCCCGGCGGCCGCGTAGATGGCGCGCAGCTCGTCGTCGGACTTGAACGTGCCGTCCTCGTTGGCGGCCTTGGACCACGGCACGGACAGCGCGGTCGGGATGTGGCCCGCGCGCTGCGCCTGCTCCTGCGGGAGGTGCGCCGGGGCGAGCAGCCGGCCGGCGTACTCGTCGGGGGAGCGCACGTCGACCAGGTTCTGGCTGCCGATCGCCTTGACCACCTCGTCGCGGAACGCGCGGATGGTGGTGTCGGGGTCCTGCGCGGTGTAGGTGGTCTGCTCGCGGCCCGGCACGTCCTTGACCAGCGGGCGGGCGTCGAGCTCCCACTTCTTGCGGCCGCCGTCGAGCAGCTTCACGTCGCCGTGGCCGTAGAGCTTGAAGTACCAGTACGCGTAGGCGGCGAACCAGTTGTTGTTGCCGCCGTAGAGCACGACCGTGTCGTCGTTGCCGATGCCCCGCGCCGAGAGCAGCGCCTCGAACTGCTCCTTGTTGACGAAGTCACGGCGGACCGGGTCCTGGAGGTCGGTCTTCCAGTCCAGCTTGATCGCGCCGGGCAGGTGGCCACCCTCGTACGCCGTGGTGTCTTCGTCGACCTCGACGAAGACCACGCCGGGTGCGCCGAGGTTCTTCTCGGCCCAGTCGGCCGAAACGAGTGCGGTGTCGCGACTCATCAGTTCACTCCTGTTGGTCTGCGGAGATGGTGGTGAGTCAACGCGCGCGGGGGATGTGGATGTCGTCGCTCCACGCGCGCGACCCAGGGATTAGGGATCACGGGTACGAGCGACGGCGGCACTGCCGGACGGAGAAGTGAAGGAGCAGACCTCAGCGCGCCGCCGTCAGATGACGGGGCGACACAGGCAGGTGGCCACGCGGCACAGGTCGACCGCGCGCCGTTTGGTGAGGAGCGTCCCCATGGGGATGAAGGCTACCAGCCGTCCTGTCCGAGGTCACCGGGCTGACCACCATCCGGGAGCGCCCGGGACGGTGAGCCGGATCACGAGTTGAGCGGCACGTCCTTGGCGGTGGCGGTCACGGCCAGCCCGTCGGGCTTGGCATCGACCTGCTTGAGCTCCATGTTGAAGGGCAGCGCCGGCACGTCGACGTTGATCGAGATCTGCCGGATGAAGTTGCTGACGACCTGCTGGGCCAGCGGCACGGCGGGCAGCCCCTCGGCGGTCGCGTCGGCGAACTTGATCTGGATCCGCCGGCCCTGGACCGAGAGGTCCGCGGAGCCCGTGACGGTGAACTGCTGGTTGATCCCGGGCACCACGATCGGGGCGGTGGCGACGAGCTTGCCCTCGCGCTCGCTGAGCTTGAGCCCCTCGCGGTTGATCAGCGCGGTCACGCTGTCATAGGTGATCGTCCCGGTGCCGTCGACGGTCTTGGCGGTCACGTCGCCCTGCCCGCTGCGCAGGGTGTCGATCGAGGCGGCCACGTCGTGCGCCACCACGTTGAGCTGCGGCAGGTTGACCGCGTCGCCGTTGACGTCGCCCTTGACGTCCCGCATGACGATCGTGATCTCTTCGTAGTTGCCCCGGAGCACCTGGGTCAGGAACGGGAACCCGCCGACGGACACCTCGGGCGGCGCCGACTGCACGTTCTGCGCGGCGACCTCCTGGCTGACCTGCTCGGCGATCTTCTTCTCGGCGAAGTTGGCGGCCACCCGGTCGGCCGCGACGAGGACGCCGGCGAGCACGATGAGCAGCACCAGCAGGGTGATCAGCGCACGGCGGCCGCGCCGCTTGCGGGGACGGGTTTCCTCGTCCGCGTAGTAGGTGGTCGTCACCGTTCCTCCTCGTCGTCGCTTTCCTCCTTACCCACTCGGGTCAAGTCAGGAACAGCACCGTCATGACGTACGCCGCGGGCGCGGCCAGCGCGAAGCCGCCGAGCGGACCCTGCATGTGCCGGGCCACCCAGAGCGTCGGCGGGTCGCCGGCCATCTGCCGGCCGGCCTCGGCGTAGTCGGCGGCCAGGTCGGCCAGCACCGCGAGCACGGCGGCGACCAGCCCGGCGACCGCCGCGCTGGTGGGGCTGAACGAGTAGAGGTAGGACCCGAGGACGGCGCTGAGCAGCGTGCCGGCCATCGCGCCGAAGATCACTCCGCTGGCACCGCGGGGGATCTGGGGCGCCAGCCGCGGCTTCGGGTAGACCGCGTCCACGAGCCGGGCGACCATCAGCGCGACCGCGCTGGACGCGACGCAGACGAGGATCACCTGGGTGCCGAGCGGCTCGCGGCTCAACATGCTCAGCGACGCGATCGCCACCACGCCGACCACGAGCAGCAGGGTGGCCAGCAACGACTCCGTGATCCGCCGCCGGTCGCCGGCCCGGATGGACTGGCCGAGCACCACCGCCGCGACGCCGGTCACCGCGATCAGGCCGAGCATCCCCAACCCCGGCTCGGCGGCCCGCACCGCCTGCAGGTCGCTCCACCCGGCCACCACCAGGCAGACGCCGCCGACGAGCAGCGCCTGCGGTGGGCGGGTGGCCATCAGCCAGGCGAGCACGTAGAGCACCTGGAGGCCGGCCAGCACGAGGGCGAACGGCACCCGGGCGCCCGGGCTGCTCGACTGGGCGCCGAGGATCAGCCCGATGCCGACCAGGCCCGCGAACGCCGCGATCGCCGCCGACAGGGCCGGCCGGATCGGCGTGACTTCTATCTCTTCGAGATCGTCGTCGGGGGCGCCGGCGGGGTCGGCCGCGGTCTCCGGTGAGGTCGAGGGGAACACGGTCCGATCGTGCCAGACCCGCCCGAACCAGGGGCAGGTCACCGGCCCGTTCGGACCGATCGCGGCGATGAACGCACGGCCACCGCCCGGTTACGGCCTTCTCATCGGTTAAGCTCGTTTCGACTCGCGGAGGGCGTTTACGCAGGCGTAACACGACTGAGCGAGGCTGGCACCACCCCGTCAGCGAAGCCGGGTTCCCCGCCGCGGCCGCTGCGCCGCATCAGACGGAGGTGACTGACGCGTGGAGATTCTGCTGCTGGTGACGGCCCGGGCCGGCGAGCCGTCGAGCGTGCTGTCGGCGCTCGACCTGCTGCCGCACTCGGTGCGCACCGCCCCGCGCGACGTGCGCACGCTGGTCAGCGGTCCCAGCCCCGACGCCGTGCTGGTCGACGCCCGCTCCGAACTGTCCGAGGCCCGGGCGACCTGCCGGATGCTGCACGCGACCGGGCTCGGTGTGCCGCTGATCGCGGTGGTCACCGAGGCCGGGCTGATCGCGCTCAACGCCGACTGGGGCGTCGACGACGTGATCCTGGCCAGTGCCGGCCCGGCCGAGGTCGAGGCTCGGCTGCGGCTGGCCGTCGGCCGCCTGACCAACGCCACCAACGCCGCCAACGGGCTG
Protein-coding regions in this window:
- a CDS encoding Gfo/Idh/MocA family oxidoreductase codes for the protein MTKWGILATGGIAAAFAADLRHAPGASLVAVGSRSQEAAKSFAGRFDIPRAHGSWEALAADPDVDVVYVATPHSAHLAAALTCLRAGKAVLCEKPVTLDRADAASLISAARDAELFFMEAMWTRVNPTVRAALDLIADGAIGTVTTVSADFGSYGPFPSGHRLRARELGGGALLDLGVYPVTMAHLVLGAPDHIRSWAKLGPEGTDENTGIVFGYDSGAVASLTCGLVGTTGTHATITGTAGRIELPAFFHATSYTLHRTGADPETVRRDQAGAGYQFEAIEVQRCLDAGLLESPLVPHETTLEVMGLLDEIRAQIGVSYR
- a CDS encoding NUDIX hydrolase codes for the protein MVDEFAVPPEIADHARRFLAEGKTPVPPRLAATVLLLRETPGAGFEVYVIRRVAAMAFGGMYAFPGGGVDPSDADADLGIDPASLADKLATDPQRAQAIVCAAAREVFEEAGVLLAGPSADTVVGDVSGDDWEAARRALVARERSFADVLNQRDLTLRADLLAPWSRWVTPEFEPRRFDTYFFVAALPVGQVTRDVSGEADHTMWIRPADAVARAESGEVAMLPPTIMTLKQVGACGDIAEVFAAAAGREPAVPVTPTLDLTGNGGPRFRYG
- a CDS encoding excinuclease ABC subunit UvrA translates to MTDHIEITGARENNLKDVTVRIPKGRITVFTGVSGSGKSSLVFDTVAAEAQRQLNETFTAFARNFLPSYGQPDVDSIANLSAAIVVDQKRLGGSSRSTVGTITDINPLVRLLFSRVGRPYVGYSNAFSFNDPQGMCPECEGLGRVTTLDLDKLLDRDRSLNEGAVLHPDFAVGSWYLSTYLMSGFFDADKPVREFSDQELEVLLHGTGKVPVEWQGGKINTTYEGLVDKFTRLYIKKDIGAMSDRNRESLLRFVSAGTCPLCKGGRLSQAALTAEVAGYHIVDLLGMEATDLLATLRELAGTVEGAGRPVVDSLVDRVQNLVTIGLGYIRLDRETTTLSGGESQRIKMVRHLSSSLTDMMYVFDEPSIGLHAHDVQRLNELLVKLRDKGNTVLVVEHDRDVIAIADHVIDMGPKAGAHGGEVVFTGPVAALTGAPTLTGRFMEHALPLKRDARTPTGALTIRGATLNNLRNVTVDIPTGVLTVVTGVAGSGKSTLINEVFLGQFPDAVAIDQSAVGASIRSNPATYTGLMDDIRRLFAKANGVNAGLFSFNSKGACTNCQGLGVIYTDLGFMEGFKSPCEICHGRRFSEEVLGYHLRGRSIADVLEMTAAEAVSFFPEKKLRAILTAVNDVGLDYLRLGQPLSTLSGGECQRIKLATELHKTGTVYVMDEPTTGLHMSDIAHLLAIVDRLVNQGNSVVVIEHNLDVIKNADWIVDLGPEGGTKGGQVLFTGPPVALLEADTHTAEAVRRDLSRT
- a CDS encoding DUF1416 domain-containing protein, which encodes MTTPVDSSCAAPDQSLPLPASVDLEKETVITGVVTAPDGSVVGGAYVRLLDATGEFAAEVVTSPAGQFRFFAAPGTWTLRALSRHGNGDTTVTANRGVTETGVRVG
- a CDS encoding sulfurtransferase — protein: MSRDTALVSADWAEKNLGAPGVVFVEVDEDTTAYEGGHLPGAIKLDWKTDLQDPVRRDFVNKEQFEALLSARGIGNDDTVVLYGGNNNWFAAYAYWYFKLYGHGDVKLLDGGRKKWELDARPLVKDVPGREQTTYTAQDPDTTIRAFRDEVVKAIGSQNLVDVRSPDEYAGRLLAPAHLPQEQAQRAGHIPTALSVPWSKAANEDGTFKSDDELRAIYAAAGLDESKDTIAYCRIGERSSHTWFVLKELLGHSSVKNYDGSWTEYGSLVGVPVALGDEPGKA
- a CDS encoding Ms5788A family Cys-rich leader peptide, producing the protein MGTLLTKRRAVDLCRVATCLCRPVI
- a CDS encoding DUF2993 domain-containing protein gives rise to the protein MTTTYYADEETRPRKRRGRRALITLLVLLIVLAGVLVAADRVAANFAEKKIAEQVSQEVAAQNVQSAPPEVSVGGFPFLTQVLRGNYEEITIVMRDVKGDVNGDAVNLPQLNVVAHDVAASIDTLRSGQGDVTAKTVDGTGTITYDSVTALINREGLKLSEREGKLVATAPIVVPGINQQFTVTGSADLSVQGRRIQIKFADATAEGLPAVPLAQQVVSNFIRQISINVDVPALPFNMELKQVDAKPDGLAVTATAKDVPLNS
- a CDS encoding response regulator transcription factor; translated protein: MEILLLVTARAGEPSSVLSALDLLPHSVRTAPRDVRTLVSGPSPDAVLVDARSELSEARATCRMLHATGLGVPLIAVVTEAGLIALNADWGVDDVILASAGPAEVEARLRLAVGRLTNATNAANGLIRAGELTIDPDTYAAKLKGRPLDLTYKEFELLKFLAQHPGRVFTRDQLLREVWGYDYFGGTRTVDVHVRRLRAKLGSEYESMIGTVRQVGYKFVVPPTRSLPDNELLSV